In the genome of Photobacterium sp. TLY01, one region contains:
- the hutG gene encoding formimidoylglutamase, translating to MPIDMSVWQGRSDPEDGNKGLRWHQKVQPADNANESGIMLLGFACDEGVSRNKGRTGAYDAPVAIRRALANLAWHHEEPVYDGGNISCDDSNLELAQYRLAEDVSRALRQRHKVIVFGGGHEVAWGSFQGIGNYLVQKQHVAGNANEAQQPPRVGIINFDAHFDLRNPPGGKQSEKGSSGTPFHQAARFCELHNWPFKYACLGLARTSNTQALYEKADRLGVLYKDDHELVHHKMEQALTELQRFIDQCDYLYLTIDLDVFPASVAPGVSAPAARGVPFDIVEMLLEPILKARTPKGESKILVADLAEYNPRFDIDNQTARLAARLAWTIARAIR from the coding sequence ATGCCTATCGATATGAGTGTCTGGCAAGGACGCAGTGATCCTGAAGACGGCAACAAAGGTCTGCGCTGGCACCAGAAAGTGCAGCCAGCCGACAATGCCAATGAAAGTGGCATCATGTTGCTCGGCTTCGCCTGTGATGAAGGTGTCTCGCGTAATAAAGGCCGCACCGGCGCTTATGATGCGCCAGTTGCGATTCGTCGCGCACTGGCCAATCTGGCCTGGCACCACGAAGAGCCCGTTTATGACGGCGGGAACATCAGCTGCGACGACAGTAATCTGGAACTGGCGCAATACCGGCTGGCAGAAGACGTGAGTCGCGCCCTGCGTCAGCGCCATAAAGTGATCGTCTTTGGTGGCGGACACGAAGTCGCCTGGGGTTCATTTCAGGGCATTGGCAATTATCTGGTGCAAAAGCAGCATGTTGCCGGCAATGCGAATGAAGCACAGCAGCCGCCGCGGGTTGGCATCATCAACTTTGATGCACACTTTGACCTGCGTAATCCGCCGGGTGGCAAACAGTCTGAAAAAGGCAGCTCAGGTACGCCTTTCCATCAGGCCGCCCGTTTTTGTGAATTACACAACTGGCCATTCAAATATGCCTGTCTGGGATTGGCACGGACCAGTAACACCCAGGCGCTGTATGAAAAAGCCGACCGGTTAGGCGTGCTTTACAAAGATGACCATGAACTGGTTCATCACAAAATGGAGCAGGCTCTGACAGAGCTTCAGCGATTTATTGATCAGTGTGACTACCTCTATCTGACCATTGATCTGGATGTTTTCCCGGCCTCTGTGGCTCCGGGAGTCAGTGCCCCGGCGGCGCGCGGTGTGCCATTCGATATCGTTGAAATGCTGCTGGAGCCGATATTAAAAGCCAGAACGCCAAAAGGGGAATCAAAGATCCTGGTCGCGGATCTGGCTGAATACAACCCACGATTCGACATTGATAATCAAACTGCACGGTTAGCTGCACGGCTGGCCTGGACAATCGCCCGCGCGATTCGTTAA
- the hutU gene encoding urocanate hydratase, producing MTQQQNPRLDTTRTIKAPTGTALNAKSWLTEAPLRMLMNNLHPDVAEHPHSLVVYGGIGRAARNWECYDKIVEVLKRLEDDETLLVQSGKPVGVFKTHSNAPRVLIANSNIVPHWANWEHFNELDKKGLMMYGQMTAGSWIYIGSQGIVQGTYETFVAMARQHFNGDASGRWVLTGGLGGMGGAQPLAATMAGFSMIAVECDESRIDYRLRTGYVDCKATTLDEALAIIEESKQTGKPVSVGLLGNAADVFPELVKRGIVPDCTTDQTSAHDPLNGYLPQGWTMEHAAEMRLKDEAAVVKAAKASMAVQVQAMLDLQKAGSATVDYGNNIRQMALEEGVENAFDFPGFVPAYIRPLFCEGVGPFRWAALSGDPEDIYKTDQKVKELIPDNPHLHNWLDMARERIQFQGLPARICWVGLKDRARLGLAFNEMVRNGELKAPLVIGRDHLDSGSVSSPNRETEGMMDGSDTVSDWPLLNALLNTASGATWVSLHHGGGVGMGFSQHSGMVIVCDGTDEAEERIRRVLRNDPATGVMRHADAGYDIAINCAKEQGLDLPMITDK from the coding sequence ATGACGCAACAGCAAAACCCACGTCTGGACACGACACGCACGATTAAAGCCCCCACAGGCACCGCGCTGAATGCCAAATCATGGCTGACAGAAGCCCCGCTGCGTATGCTGATGAATAATCTGCACCCTGATGTGGCAGAACATCCGCACTCACTGGTGGTTTATGGAGGGATTGGCCGTGCAGCCCGTAACTGGGAGTGTTATGACAAGATCGTGGAAGTGCTGAAGCGTCTGGAAGACGATGAGACACTGCTGGTTCAGTCCGGTAAGCCTGTCGGCGTATTCAAAACGCACAGCAATGCACCGCGGGTCCTGATTGCCAACTCCAATATCGTGCCACACTGGGCGAATTGGGAGCACTTCAACGAGCTGGATAAGAAAGGCCTGATGATGTATGGCCAGATGACCGCAGGCAGCTGGATCTACATCGGCTCGCAAGGCATCGTTCAGGGCACCTACGAAACCTTCGTTGCCATGGCGCGTCAGCACTTCAACGGTGATGCATCCGGTCGCTGGGTTCTGACCGGCGGTCTGGGTGGCATGGGTGGCGCTCAGCCTCTGGCGGCCACCATGGCGGGTTTCTCTATGATTGCGGTTGAGTGTGATGAATCGCGCATTGATTACCGTCTGCGGACCGGTTATGTCGATTGCAAAGCCACGACGCTGGATGAAGCCCTGGCGATCATTGAAGAATCCAAACAAACCGGTAAGCCGGTTTCAGTTGGCCTGCTGGGTAATGCTGCTGATGTCTTCCCTGAACTGGTGAAGCGCGGCATCGTGCCAGACTGTACTACTGACCAGACGTCAGCCCACGATCCGCTCAATGGCTACCTGCCGCAGGGCTGGACCATGGAGCACGCGGCAGAAATGCGTCTGAAAGACGAAGCTGCCGTTGTCAAAGCGGCAAAAGCGTCGATGGCGGTACAGGTACAGGCGATGCTGGATCTGCAAAAAGCAGGTTCTGCAACCGTCGATTACGGCAACAACATACGCCAGATGGCGCTGGAAGAAGGTGTTGAAAACGCGTTCGATTTCCCAGGGTTCGTACCGGCTTATATTCGTCCCCTGTTCTGTGAAGGTGTCGGTCCGTTCCGCTGGGCTGCTCTGTCTGGCGACCCGGAAGACATCTACAAAACCGATCAGAAAGTCAAAGAGCTGATCCCGGATAACCCGCACCTGCATAACTGGCTGGACATGGCGCGCGAGCGTATCCAGTTTCAGGGACTACCGGCACGGATTTGCTGGGTGGGACTGAAAGACCGCGCACGTTTAGGTCTGGCATTCAACGAAATGGTGCGGAACGGTGAGCTGAAAGCACCGCTCGTAATTGGCCGCGATCACCTGGATTCAGGCTCTGTCTCCAGCCCTAACCGCGAAACAGAAGGCATGATGGACGGCTCAGACACTGTCTCCGACTGGCCACTGCTCAATGCCTTGCTCAACACAGCATCGGGCGCGACCTGGGTTTCCCTTCACCACGGTGGTGGCGTCGGGATGGGCTTCTCTCAGCATTCGGGTATGGTGATCGTCTGTGACGGTACCGATGAAGCCGAAGAACGCATCCGCCGCGTCCTGCGTAACGACCCTGCGACTGGTGTGATGCGTCACGCTGATGCTGGCTACGACATTGCGATCAACTGCGCCAAAGAACAGGGCCTTGATCTGCCAATGATCACAGACAAATAA
- a CDS encoding fructosamine kinase family protein: MWQAISHQLSDVLDQPFTIRERDTLAGGDVNECYCISDGDQRYFIKLNEKEQLPVFEAEAENLRVLQETNSVTVPTSRHMGISRDKAFLVLDFMPMKNLDTESAHTLGQQLAHLHQWGEQPEYGFDMDNFIGLTPQPNQWRRKWCRFFAEQRIAWQLQLCEEKGIDFGSIDIITGRVIDILSAHQPKPSLLHGDLWHGNTALSVDGPVIYDPACYWGDRECDIAMTELFGGFPDSFYNGYQSVFPLDDGYSQRRDLYNLYHLLNHCNLFGGEYLEQAERCIRKLNLAKPE; encoded by the coding sequence ATGTGGCAAGCGATTTCCCATCAGCTTTCAGACGTACTTGATCAACCCTTTACCATTCGCGAGCGGGATACCCTCGCAGGCGGGGACGTGAACGAATGCTATTGCATCAGTGATGGCGATCAAAGGTACTTCATCAAGCTGAATGAGAAAGAGCAGCTTCCCGTTTTTGAAGCCGAAGCGGAAAACCTGCGGGTTCTGCAGGAAACAAACTCAGTCACAGTACCGACAAGCCGGCATATGGGCATCAGCCGGGATAAAGCCTTTCTCGTTCTCGATTTCATGCCGATGAAGAACCTGGACACAGAATCGGCCCACACCCTTGGCCAGCAACTGGCACATCTTCATCAATGGGGCGAACAGCCGGAATATGGCTTTGACATGGACAACTTTATTGGTCTGACGCCTCAGCCCAATCAATGGCGTCGCAAATGGTGCCGTTTTTTCGCTGAACAGCGGATTGCCTGGCAGCTTCAGTTGTGTGAAGAGAAAGGTATCGACTTTGGCAGCATTGATATCATCACTGGCAGGGTCATTGATATCTTGTCGGCACATCAGCCCAAACCTTCCCTGCTGCACGGCGATTTATGGCATGGAAACACGGCACTCAGTGTCGATGGCCCGGTGATTTATGATCCCGCCTGCTACTGGGGTGACAGAGAATGCGACATTGCCATGACTGAGCTGTTCGGCGGATTTCCCGACAGCTTTTACAACGGCTATCAGTCGGTCTTTCCGCTGGATGATGGCTACAGTCAACGGCGCGACCTGTACAACCTCTACCATCTGCTGAACCACTGTAATCTCTTTGGCGGAGAGTATCTGGAACAGGCAGAACGCTGCATTCGCAAGCTCAATCTGGCGAAACCTGAGTAA
- the hxpB gene encoding hexitol phosphatase HxpB: MLKAAIFDMDGLLVDSEPFWQRAQVEVFSSLGVTISQQETLETMGLRIDHIVDLWFERQPWQGPTCQDVNTMITKRVEELVQEHKPMLPGVREAIQTCQEMGLTVALASSSPMSLINATLDALSLTEHFSALFSAEHLRYGKPHPEVYLNAADQLGVDPHHCVAFEDSLNGLLAVKAARMKSIVVPEQQHSADLRWSIADKKLNSLLEVNKALISSL, from the coding sequence ATGTTAAAAGCCGCAATCTTCGATATGGATGGCCTTCTGGTCGACTCAGAACCTTTCTGGCAACGTGCTCAGGTCGAGGTATTCTCTTCGCTGGGTGTGACAATTTCACAGCAGGAAACACTGGAAACCATGGGGTTGCGAATCGATCATATTGTTGATCTCTGGTTCGAGCGCCAGCCATGGCAAGGCCCGACATGCCAGGACGTCAACACCATGATCACGAAACGTGTGGAAGAACTGGTTCAGGAGCACAAACCGATGTTGCCTGGTGTGCGTGAAGCGATACAGACATGTCAGGAGATGGGCTTAACGGTTGCGCTGGCGTCATCATCTCCAATGAGTCTCATCAATGCCACCTTAGATGCCCTGTCGCTGACGGAGCATTTCAGTGCCCTGTTCTCTGCCGAGCACCTGCGCTACGGCAAGCCTCATCCTGAAGTGTACCTGAATGCCGCGGATCAACTGGGCGTGGATCCTCATCACTGCGTCGCATTTGAAGACTCACTGAACGGCTTGCTGGCTGTCAAAGCAGCCCGGATGAAAAGCATTGTCGTACCGGAGCAGCAACACAGTGCCGATCTGCGTTGGTCTATCGCGGACAAAAAACTTAACTCGCTGCTCGAAGTAAATAAAGCATTAATCAGCAGCCTTTAA
- a CDS encoding CPXCG motif-containing cysteine-rich protein yields MKNYSEQSVTCPHCGHNIRITLDSSAGSQEFYDDCPACCHAIHLNMQVDELHKTIHLFVDADDEQIF; encoded by the coding sequence ATGAAGAACTACAGTGAGCAGAGTGTCACTTGTCCGCATTGCGGCCACAATATCCGGATTACCCTGGACAGTAGTGCCGGTAGTCAGGAATTTTACGATGATTGCCCCGCATGTTGCCATGCGATTCACTTAAACATGCAGGTTGATGAATTACACAAAACCATTCACCTGTTTGTCGATGCTGACGACGAGCAAATTTTTTAA
- a CDS encoding riboflavin synthase, with product MFTGIVQCTAEVIDIKKKKDFQTHVVHLPDDLLAGLEIGASVAHNGCCLTVTHISGNHISFDLMQETLRVTNLGLLSPGDRVNIERAAKFGDEIGGHSMSGHIMTTAVVDEVIETENNHQIWFSLPAGLMKYVFTKGYIGIDGASLTIGDVEGQRFNVNLIPETLNRTNLSARQKGDVINIEIDPQTQAVVDTVERVMAARG from the coding sequence ATGTTTACAGGTATTGTTCAGTGCACGGCTGAAGTTATTGACATTAAAAAGAAAAAAGATTTTCAGACGCATGTAGTTCACTTGCCCGATGATCTGCTGGCGGGACTGGAAATCGGTGCCTCCGTGGCGCATAACGGTTGTTGCCTGACGGTGACACACATCAGCGGGAACCATATTTCTTTCGATCTGATGCAGGAAACACTGCGTGTCACCAACCTGGGTTTGCTCAGTCCTGGTGACAGAGTGAATATCGAGCGAGCGGCGAAGTTCGGTGATGAGATAGGCGGACATAGTATGTCAGGCCATATCATGACCACTGCGGTGGTGGATGAGGTCATTGAAACAGAAAACAACCATCAGATTTGGTTTTCTTTGCCGGCCGGCCTGATGAAATATGTGTTCACGAAAGGGTATATCGGTATTGACGGGGCCAGCCTGACGATTGGCGATGTGGAAGGTCAGCGATTTAACGTCAATTTGATCCCGGAAACTCTGAACCGAACCAATCTGTCTGCGCGCCAAAAAGGCGATGTGATCAATATTGAGATTGATCCCCAAACGCAGGCTGTGGTGGATACGGTGGAAAGGGTGATGGCAGCGAGAGGTTAA
- a CDS encoding MATE family efflux transporter — MHLYRLETKRLLKLAIPVLIASVAQTAMSFIDTVMAGGVSATDMAAVSVASSVWMPAILFGIGVLFAMVPIVAQLNGSGQKDKIPFQVQQSFVLSLLLSVPIILVLYNAGILIDYMSVEAVLAEKTIGYLHAVLYAVPALLLFQALRSFSEGLSLTVPGMVIGFIGLLANIPLNWIFVYGKFGAPALGGIGCGVATAIVYWLMFFAMLVYVLVNRKLSKVGLFVTWYNPELKAILRQFKMGFPIAAALFFEVSIFAAIALLIAPLGSIVVAAHQIAINFSSLVFMLPMSLGAAVSIRVGHQLGEQNFDGARISSHCGIWVGVAISAVTAILTIIFREQIGLLYTDNSEVIVLATQLLFLAAVYQCSDAVQVVAAGALRGYKDMRAIFIRTFIAYWVFGLPIGYVLGMTHLITEPMGPHGFWIGTIVGLTAAALMLTVRLLWLQRQDHDFQLAMSVQ; from the coding sequence GTGCATCTTTATCGTCTAGAAACTAAGCGATTGTTGAAACTCGCTATTCCTGTTCTGATCGCCTCCGTCGCGCAGACAGCAATGAGCTTTATTGATACCGTGATGGCTGGCGGTGTCAGTGCCACCGATATGGCCGCTGTCTCGGTCGCCTCCAGCGTCTGGATGCCTGCCATTCTGTTTGGCATTGGTGTGCTGTTTGCTATGGTACCCATTGTGGCCCAGCTCAACGGCTCCGGCCAGAAAGACAAAATTCCGTTTCAGGTACAGCAAAGCTTTGTCTTGTCTTTACTCTTATCCGTTCCAATCATACTGGTGCTTTATAATGCAGGCATCTTAATTGATTACATGTCTGTCGAAGCCGTGCTGGCAGAAAAAACCATCGGCTATTTACACGCTGTGCTCTATGCTGTGCCAGCCTTATTGCTATTTCAGGCGCTGCGCAGCTTTTCTGAGGGCCTGTCGCTGACTGTTCCCGGGATGGTGATTGGTTTTATCGGCCTGCTGGCGAATATCCCGCTGAACTGGATTTTTGTCTACGGTAAATTCGGTGCACCGGCGCTGGGCGGGATCGGCTGCGGTGTCGCCACTGCCATTGTGTACTGGCTGATGTTTTTTGCCATGCTGGTTTATGTGCTGGTAAACCGTAAACTCAGCAAGGTGGGCCTGTTTGTGACCTGGTACAACCCGGAACTGAAAGCGATTCTGCGCCAGTTTAAAATGGGCTTTCCGATTGCAGCGGCTTTATTTTTTGAAGTCTCGATTTTTGCGGCAATCGCCCTGCTGATTGCACCTCTGGGTTCGATTGTTGTCGCCGCGCACCAGATAGCGATTAATTTCTCCTCACTGGTGTTCATGTTACCGATGAGTTTAGGTGCCGCTGTCAGTATCCGGGTAGGCCATCAACTGGGTGAACAAAACTTTGATGGTGCCAGAATATCCAGCCATTGTGGCATTTGGGTGGGTGTTGCGATTTCTGCTGTCACAGCAATTTTGACCATCATCTTCCGCGAGCAGATTGGACTGCTGTACACCGACAACTCAGAAGTGATCGTACTGGCAACACAACTGCTTTTCCTGGCGGCGGTTTATCAGTGCAGTGACGCTGTTCAGGTCGTTGCTGCCGGGGCGCTACGGGGTTACAAAGACATGCGTGCCATCTTCATTCGCACCTTCATTGCCTATTGGGTGTTTGGTCTGCCAATCGGTTATGTGCTGGGTATGACCCACCTGATCACAGAACCCATGGGGCCACACGGCTTCTGGATTGGTACGATTGTTGGCTTAACTGCTGCGGCGTTAATGCTGACAGTGCGGCTGCTTTGGCTGCAACGTCAAGACCATGATTTCCAGCTGGCGATGTCGGTCCAATAA
- a CDS encoding DUF3080 domain-containing protein: MHRHFASNLLNTSKLLIRLTICGLLILLVGCDRQSSDNQFANYADRLASVLEVSSPKAPDTRLPSLPEVSDTLQRTEDVRMGLIDAYELRKCGLFHLIAERNSVLGKVQDRTRQLRYELLLLDGLGHCIATLPEDDNVRAQLLQVQATKEDDLPKYLWNMLLTGEEWQKQFKPAHAAFSLSNIPDATETMQAMSGLAHIASQISAQHSVSAQSAERLLSYEENIHTSRYLGQLFYSMVRATDWLNTTTTLLNQNDATVMCGPNRNQQKANFLENVFYKFFVTDIQPYLAKLDARYQDIQPDLQTLFATPRRPAAVADYHSFYVNGDMYRQFRDATLNHVSYWQTLFKRCGIKVGQP, from the coding sequence ATGCACCGACACTTTGCTTCAAATCTGCTGAACACAAGCAAGCTACTGATTCGGCTCACAATATGCGGCCTGCTCATTCTATTGGTCGGTTGTGATCGGCAATCCTCAGACAATCAGTTTGCAAACTATGCTGATCGTCTTGCTTCAGTGCTGGAAGTGAGCTCACCGAAAGCGCCTGATACCCGGCTCCCCTCCCTTCCCGAAGTCAGTGATACGCTGCAGCGCACTGAAGATGTCCGAATGGGCCTGATTGATGCTTATGAACTCAGGAAATGCGGCTTGTTTCATCTGATTGCTGAGCGCAACTCTGTGCTGGGAAAAGTGCAGGACAGAACCCGTCAGCTCCGCTACGAGCTGCTTTTATTAGACGGTCTCGGCCACTGTATCGCGACATTACCCGAGGACGATAATGTCAGAGCGCAACTATTACAGGTTCAGGCCACGAAAGAAGATGACCTGCCTAAATACTTATGGAACATGCTGCTCACGGGTGAAGAATGGCAAAAACAATTTAAGCCGGCACACGCCGCCTTTTCGCTGAGTAACATTCCAGATGCCACTGAAACCATGCAGGCGATGAGTGGTTTAGCGCACATTGCCAGCCAGATTTCAGCGCAGCACAGCGTCTCCGCTCAATCCGCTGAACGCCTGCTCAGCTACGAAGAAAACATCCACACCTCGCGTTATCTCGGTCAACTATTTTACTCCATGGTCCGAGCCACTGACTGGTTGAACACCACAACCACCCTACTGAACCAAAACGACGCCACCGTCATGTGCGGACCTAACCGAAATCAGCAGAAAGCCAACTTTCTGGAGAACGTCTTCTATAAATTTTTCGTGACGGATATTCAGCCATACCTGGCTAAGCTTGATGCTCGCTACCAGGACATTCAGCCGGATCTGCAAACCCTGTTTGCGACCCCCAGACGCCCTGCTGCAGTCGCTGACTATCACAGCTTCTATGTAAATGGTGATATGTACCGCCAATTTCGTGACGCTACGCTCAACCACGTCTCCTACTGGCAGACCTTGTTCAAGCGTTGTGGGATAAAGGTCGGACAACCATAG
- a CDS encoding DUF5062 family protein, giving the protein MKKIKNEQKLIKKAMELGIAFAKKQGYDDFDKGISDKEKVECIYRLLVDVKQITPLSPDQEDGPNMKHKLAIWISRLLPPDHELLQ; this is encoded by the coding sequence ATGAAGAAGATCAAGAACGAGCAAAAACTGATTAAGAAAGCCATGGAACTCGGTATCGCCTTTGCCAAAAAACAGGGTTATGACGATTTCGACAAAGGCATTTCAGATAAAGAAAAAGTGGAATGTATTTACCGGTTACTGGTCGACGTGAAACAAATCACCCCGCTCTCACCTGATCAGGAAGACGGCCCCAATATGAAACATAAGCTGGCGATCTGGATCTCCCGCTTATTGCCACCGGATCACGAACTTTTGCAATAA
- a CDS encoding glycosyltransferase: MNTVIQVVKHLTPGMVGMAALNIQQFSALRQKRFIVCLEGTMSESLERWPYLKQVIDKLIFLDAASETTASVIRTLVRLFRTYHAGVVHTHQSTALYQAGIAARLAGVSTLIHSEHDNWLEEEPKHPRLMKMALSCIHPVMVTSGSRMNDRLQTSLHRRDITTIPYGVDTQRFQPGNQSMARLRLGLPTGAKIIGTAGRLIPEKRHHLLIHALSHLPENVHLTLAGEGALAQTLHMLAIKLSLSHRVHFMGHVGNMPEFYQALDLFCITSDAEDYPVSPLEAQACGIPAALTDMGACSDVLCPFNGIPLNTGDERTLIYQIHTALLKKPGISPRRHILQHHDVRTMAEAYDALCYSENPPAVDNHQHAANPAPRPKCHYTLPNKPR; encoded by the coding sequence ATGAATACTGTGATTCAGGTTGTAAAGCACTTAACGCCGGGCATGGTGGGTATGGCAGCGCTGAATATTCAGCAGTTCTCTGCCTTACGGCAAAAGCGTTTTATCGTCTGCCTGGAAGGCACGATGAGTGAATCATTGGAAAGGTGGCCTTACCTGAAACAGGTCATCGATAAACTGATCTTCCTTGATGCAGCATCTGAAACCACCGCAAGCGTGATTCGCACTCTGGTCAGACTGTTTCGCACATACCACGCAGGTGTTGTGCATACCCATCAAAGTACGGCTTTATATCAGGCGGGTATTGCAGCCCGACTGGCTGGCGTCAGCACCTTAATACACAGCGAGCATGACAACTGGCTTGAAGAAGAACCCAAACATCCGCGATTGATGAAAATGGCTCTGAGTTGTATTCACCCTGTGATGGTGACCAGTGGCAGCAGAATGAATGACAGGTTACAAACCTCTCTTCACCGCCGCGATATCACCACGATTCCGTACGGTGTTGATACTCAGCGATTCCAGCCAGGCAACCAAAGCATGGCCCGGCTCCGGCTGGGATTACCCACAGGGGCGAAAATCATCGGCACAGCAGGCAGGCTAATCCCGGAAAAGCGGCATCACTTATTGATCCATGCCCTGAGTCACTTGCCGGAGAATGTGCATCTAACCCTGGCCGGTGAAGGCGCTCTGGCGCAAACGCTGCATATGCTGGCAATCAAACTGTCGCTGAGCCACCGTGTCCATTTCATGGGGCACGTCGGGAACATGCCGGAATTTTATCAGGCACTGGACCTGTTCTGTATTACCTCGGACGCGGAGGACTATCCGGTTTCTCCGCTTGAGGCACAGGCCTGCGGAATACCCGCGGCATTAACTGATATGGGGGCCTGCAGCGATGTCCTTTGTCCGTTCAATGGTATCCCGCTCAATACTGGCGATGAGCGGACGCTGATTTACCAAATCCATACAGCGCTGCTGAAGAAGCCCGGCATCAGCCCTCGTCGTCACATTTTGCAGCACCACGATGTTCGTACCATGGCCGAGGCTTACGATGCGCTGTGTTATTCAGAAAACCCACCCGCTGTTGATAACCATCAACATGCTGCCAACCCTGCCCCTCGACCAAAATGTCACTATACTTTGCCGAATAAACCCAGATAA
- a CDS encoding SDR family NAD(P)-dependent oxidoreductase, whose amino-acid sequence MILITGASSGLGAALAASYAADGHTLTLTGRNDERLHHIARQCQPANICTLTADLSDASSVSSLFDKLPSAPETMIFCTGSGYFGSLEKQEPDAIAQLFSDNLLSATYFLREAVQRYRNTPLTCAIVMSTAAQVAKAGESTYCAAKWGVRGLVESTRLELKGKPMKLVGVYPGGMATEFWASSGKEMDISSFMTPEETATMLKKALQHAEHGYVSDVTINRY is encoded by the coding sequence ATGATTCTGATCACAGGCGCCAGTAGTGGACTGGGTGCGGCGCTGGCTGCTTCTTATGCCGCCGATGGCCACACGCTGACACTGACAGGCCGAAACGACGAGCGCTTACATCACATCGCCCGTCAATGTCAGCCGGCCAATATCTGTACCCTGACTGCCGATCTTTCTGATGCCAGCTCGGTGTCATCTCTGTTCGATAAACTGCCATCCGCACCTGAAACCATGATTTTCTGTACCGGCAGTGGCTATTTCGGCTCGCTGGAGAAACAAGAGCCTGATGCGATTGCGCAACTGTTCAGTGATAACTTGCTGTCTGCGACCTATTTTCTGCGGGAAGCGGTTCAACGCTACCGTAATACTCCCCTGACCTGCGCGATTGTGATGTCGACGGCGGCTCAGGTTGCGAAAGCCGGCGAATCAACCTATTGCGCGGCCAAATGGGGCGTCAGGGGACTGGTGGAATCAACCCGGTTGGAATTGAAAGGCAAGCCAATGAAACTGGTCGGGGTGTATCCTGGCGGCATGGCAACCGAATTCTGGGCCAGCAGTGGTAAAGAGATGGATATCAGCAGTTTCATGACACCTGAAGAAACCGCTACCATGCTCAAGAAAGCGCTGCAACATGCAGAGCACGGCTATGTTTCTGATGTTACGATCAATCGTTATTGA
- a CDS encoding substrate-binding domain-containing protein, giving the protein MATIKDVAKHAGVSVATVSRVINKSPKASQTAVDAVTQAMRTLGYRPNANARALVNQSTNTLGVLAGDVSDPFFGAMVKAIDGIARQEKKHLLIGNGYHNADQEREAIELLLNSRCESYVIHSKALSNDELIEFAREVPSMVLINRFIPEIANRCIALDNERGTYLATKFLISHGHQHIGYVSSNHDIEDREQRRNGYEKALEEHGLPFRESYIEFGSPDGEGGESAAINLLAKNLPITAIVTYNDFMAAGVLSVLDENGIRTPEEMSLVGFDDGALARYLHPKLTTVRYPIQIMAEQAAILSMKLAKNEAISPDSRLYAPTLVRRLSVRALSD; this is encoded by the coding sequence ATGGCAACGATCAAAGATGTCGCAAAACACGCAGGTGTGTCTGTTGCGACCGTTTCCCGCGTTATCAATAAATCGCCCAAAGCCAGTCAGACGGCGGTTGATGCTGTCACTCAGGCCATGCGAACTCTGGGTTACCGGCCCAATGCCAACGCCAGAGCGTTGGTGAACCAGAGCACCAACACTTTGGGTGTTCTCGCCGGTGATGTTTCTGACCCCTTCTTTGGCGCGATGGTCAAAGCGATTGATGGGATTGCCCGTCAGGAGAAAAAACATCTGCTGATCGGTAACGGATACCACAATGCCGATCAGGAGCGCGAAGCCATAGAGTTGCTGCTCAACAGCCGGTGTGAATCCTACGTCATCCACAGTAAAGCACTCAGCAATGACGAATTAATCGAATTTGCGCGTGAAGTTCCCAGCATGGTGCTTATCAACCGATTTATTCCTGAGATCGCTAACCGATGCATCGCCCTTGATAACGAACGCGGCACGTATCTGGCCACCAAATTTCTGATTTCGCACGGCCACCAGCATATTGGTTATGTCAGTTCAAACCATGATATCGAAGACAGAGAGCAGCGCAGAAACGGATACGAAAAAGCACTGGAAGAACACGGTCTTCCATTTCGTGAAAGTTATATTGAGTTCGGTTCACCGGATGGTGAAGGCGGTGAAAGCGCAGCCATTAACCTGCTGGCGAAAAACCTGCCAATTACAGCGATTGTCACCTATAACGACTTTATGGCCGCGGGTGTGCTCTCCGTGCTGGATGAAAATGGCATCCGCACACCGGAGGAAATGTCGCTGGTTGGTTTTGACGATGGCGCGCTGGCAAGATACCTGCACCCGAAATTGACAACCGTCCGCTACCCCATTCAAATCATGGCCGAACAAGCTGCCATTTTGTCGATGAAATTAGCCAAAAATGAAGCCATCAGCCCTGACAGCCGTTTATATGCCCCCACCCTGGTGCGCCGCTTATCCGTACGCGCATTGTCGGACTAA